In one Gammaproteobacteria bacterium genomic region, the following are encoded:
- the der gene encoding ribosome biogenesis GTPase Der — MLPVVALLGRPNVGKSTLFNFLTRSRDALVADAPGLTRDRQYGFGKVGPRGYIVIDTGGLSGEDQGIDALMMKQSMLALEEADVAIFVVDGRNGLASGDERIAGELRRAGKTVLLAVNKSEGLQAEMVTAEFHALGLGEPKAIAAANGRGVEALMTAALADFPETDDEDLLPEEEGVRVAVLGRPNVGKSTLINRLIGEERLVAFDQPGTTRDAVAVPFERDGHKYTLVDTAGVRRKSRVSETIEKFSIVKTLQAIDQAHAVIIVLDAREGITEQDASLAGLAVDRGRAIVLAVNKWDGLDPSKRDRVKAEVDIKLPFLTFARLHYISALHGTGVGDLMGSINEAHDAAMKELATPELTRVLEQAVQQHQPPLIRGRRIKLRFAHQGGRRPPIIVIHGNQTERVPEAYRRYLENRFRDTFQLYGTPVKIEFKTGTNPYSGRRNTLTPRQQRKKDRMLKHFKSRKK; from the coding sequence ATGCTGCCGGTTGTTGCACTCCTGGGTCGACCCAATGTCGGCAAATCGACGCTGTTCAATTTCCTGACGCGTTCGCGTGACGCCCTGGTGGCCGATGCCCCGGGGCTGACGCGTGACCGACAGTACGGTTTCGGCAAGGTCGGGCCGCGCGGTTACATCGTGATCGATACTGGCGGCCTGTCGGGCGAAGACCAGGGCATCGATGCCCTGATGATGAAGCAGAGCATGCTCGCGCTCGAAGAAGCCGATGTGGCTATTTTCGTCGTCGACGGCAGGAACGGGCTCGCGTCAGGCGATGAACGCATTGCCGGAGAACTGCGCCGGGCCGGCAAGACGGTCCTGCTGGCCGTCAACAAGAGCGAAGGCCTGCAAGCCGAGATGGTCACGGCGGAATTCCATGCCCTCGGTCTTGGCGAGCCGAAGGCGATCGCCGCGGCCAACGGCCGTGGTGTCGAAGCGCTGATGACGGCTGCGCTTGCCGATTTTCCCGAAACCGATGACGAGGACCTGCTGCCCGAGGAAGAGGGCGTGCGGGTCGCCGTGCTCGGTCGTCCCAATGTCGGCAAATCCACCTTGATCAACCGCCTGATTGGCGAGGAACGACTCGTTGCTTTCGACCAGCCCGGGACCACGCGCGATGCGGTGGCGGTGCCTTTCGAACGCGACGGTCACAAGTACACCCTGGTCGATACCGCAGGCGTGCGCCGCAAATCGCGTGTCTCCGAGACCATCGAGAAATTCAGCATCGTCAAGACACTGCAGGCGATCGACCAGGCGCATGCCGTGATCATCGTGCTAGATGCCCGCGAGGGCATTACCGAGCAGGATGCTTCGCTGGCCGGTCTTGCCGTGGATCGTGGCCGCGCCATCGTGCTGGCGGTGAACAAGTGGGATGGACTGGACCCGTCCAAGCGCGATCGTGTCAAGGCGGAAGTCGACATCAAGCTGCCATTCCTGACGTTTGCGCGCCTGCATTACATTTCCGCACTCCATGGAACCGGCGTGGGCGACCTGATGGGATCCATCAACGAGGCCCACGATGCCGCCATGAAGGAACTGGCCACGCCTGAGCTGACGCGCGTGCTGGAACAGGCGGTGCAGCAGCACCAGCCACCGCTGATCCGCGGTCGCCGCATCAAGCTCCGATTCGCCCACCAGGGCGGTCGTCGTCCGCCGATCATCGTGATCCACGGCAACCAGACAGAGCGCGTGCCCGAGGCCTATCGCCGTTACCTGGAAAATCGCTTTCGCGACACCTTCCAGCTCTACGGCACGCCCGTGAAAATCGAGTTCAAGACGGGAACCAATCCGTATTCCGGGCGTCGAAACACTCTTACACCGCGTCAGCAGCGCAAGAAAGATCGCATGCTGAAGCACTTCAAAAGTCGCAAGAAATAG
- a CDS encoding cysteine dioxygenase family protein, which yields MQTMPFKGDEALIKMIDQAVTKDSSEAITAAIKQGLCELVGKREVKLPECCLAPVDGHYARRLLYRSEEHGYSVVAMTWGPEQGTPIHDHGGLWCVEAVCCGRIKVVQYELEKEEGSLCYFENQGEQLAEVGTAGCLIPPHEYHTIHNACGTDTAVTLHIYADELDCCCTFTPTDKPGWYERERKDLGYDAA from the coding sequence ATGCAGACCATGCCATTCAAGGGCGACGAAGCACTGATCAAGATGATCGATCAGGCTGTCACCAAGGATTCCAGCGAAGCCATTACCGCTGCCATCAAGCAGGGTCTGTGCGAGCTCGTCGGCAAGCGCGAAGTCAAGCTGCCGGAGTGCTGCCTGGCACCGGTCGATGGCCATTACGCGCGTCGCCTGCTGTACCGGAGCGAAGAGCACGGCTATTCGGTGGTCGCGATGACCTGGGGTCCGGAGCAGGGCACGCCCATTCACGATCACGGTGGCCTGTGGTGCGTGGAAGCCGTGTGCTGCGGCCGCATCAAGGTCGTGCAGTACGAGCTGGAGAAGGAAGAGGGCTCGCTGTGCTATTTCGAAAACCAGGGCGAGCAGCTGGCCGAGGTCGGCACCGCGGGTTGCCTGATTCCGCCGCACGAATACCACACCATTCACAATGCCTGTGGCACGGACACGGCGGTGACCCTGCACATCTATGCCGACGAGCTGGATTGCTGCTGCACATTCACGCCGACCGACAAGCCGGGCTGGTACGAGCGGGAACGCAAGGACCTGGGCTACGACGCCGCCTGA
- a CDS encoding homoserine O-acetyltransferase yields the protein MSGAGKTITLERALPMWQGGELEDVTLAYETWGKDRGDNRVLIFTGLSPSAHAASSPEDDSPGWWEDIIGPGKPLDTDHYHVICFNSLGSCFGSTGPASINPASGKPWAIDFPELHIEDIARSIGMALEQLGLDELDTIVGPSMGGMIGLAYLLLHPGKTRRFLSISSAMAADPYAIAVRSLQRELIRSDAAWQDGRYAPDQQPIAGMRLARKLGMTTYRSATEWRQRFARDRIAGEKPGHPAFPLEFEVEGYLEAAAEKFVGGFDANCYQYLSRAMDLFDAAAHAGGDIDAAMDKLQLESAHVIGVETDILFPPHQQRELARAIDAAGIPVEYTQMASLQGHDAFLTDMERFQPVIAEYLRPADLRDD from the coding sequence ATGAGCGGGGCTGGCAAAACAATCACACTCGAACGTGCATTGCCCATGTGGCAAGGCGGCGAGCTGGAAGACGTCACGCTGGCTTACGAGACCTGGGGCAAGGATCGGGGCGACAACCGCGTGCTGATCTTTACTGGCCTGTCACCGAGTGCCCATGCCGCTTCCTCGCCGGAGGACGATTCGCCGGGCTGGTGGGAAGACATCATCGGTCCGGGCAAGCCGCTCGATACCGACCACTACCATGTCATCTGTTTCAATTCGCTGGGCAGCTGTTTTGGCAGCACCGGGCCGGCCTCGATCAACCCGGCTAGCGGCAAGCCCTGGGCTATCGACTTTCCCGAGCTGCATATCGAGGACATCGCGCGCAGCATCGGCATGGCGCTCGAGCAGCTGGGCCTGGACGAGCTCGACACGATCGTCGGTCCTTCCATGGGGGGCATGATCGGCCTTGCGTACCTGCTGCTGCACCCCGGCAAGACACGGCGTTTTCTCAGTATTTCCTCGGCCATGGCGGCCGATCCATATGCGATTGCCGTGCGCTCGCTGCAACGCGAACTGATTCGCTCGGACGCGGCCTGGCAGGACGGGCGCTATGCGCCGGACCAGCAGCCGATTGCCGGCATGCGCCTGGCGCGGAAACTTGGCATGACCACGTATCGCTCCGCCACGGAATGGCGACAGCGCTTTGCTCGCGATCGCATCGCGGGCGAGAAGCCCGGCCATCCTGCGTTTCCGCTGGAATTCGAAGTCGAGGGCTACCTCGAAGCCGCTGCAGAAAAGTTTGTCGGTGGCTTCGATGCCAATTGCTACCAGTACCTGTCGCGGGCCATGGACCTGTTCGATGCTGCAGCCCATGCGGGTGGCGACATTGATGCGGCGATGGACAAGTTGCAGCTGGAGTCGGCCCATGTCATCGGTGTCGAGACGGACATCCTGTTTCCGCCGCACCAGCAGCGCGAGCTTGCCCGCGCCATCGATGCTGCCGGCATCCCGGTCGAATACACGCAGATGGCTTCCTTGCAGGGCCATGACGCCTTCCTGACCGACATGGAACGTTTCCAGCCGGTCATCGCCGAGTACTTGCGGCCAGCGGACCTGCGAGACGACTGA
- a CDS encoding peptidoglycan DD-metalloendopeptidase family protein: MIATSRTCLLSLLACLAALASVASHAAEVGELPEPLAVPGGVAVVTLDGIAADAQPEALYYGRPAMVVRHAGAWHAVVGIPLSAKPGTQEVRVTSAGGEQVFGFEVNTREYESQYITLKNDRMVNPYKNDLERIGRERKEINAALEQFTWAETPQMRFILPIEGPQSSAYGLRRYFNEQPRAPHSGIDLVAPAGTPIKAPARGIVLETGEYFFNGNTVFLDHGQGLVTMYCHMSEIDVSPGDVVEQGKVIGKVGATGRVTAPHLHWGVSLNDVRVNPWLFLPEPAEQVVFGDGERNTGTD, encoded by the coding sequence ATGATTGCCACGTCCAGAACCTGCCTGTTGTCCCTGCTGGCCTGCCTTGCAGCCCTGGCCAGCGTCGCCAGCCATGCAGCCGAGGTCGGCGAACTGCCGGAGCCGCTGGCCGTGCCAGGCGGCGTAGCCGTTGTAACGCTTGACGGGATCGCCGCTGACGCCCAGCCGGAAGCCCTGTACTACGGTCGCCCGGCCATGGTGGTCCGGCATGCCGGGGCATGGCATGCGGTGGTCGGCATTCCATTGAGCGCCAAACCCGGCACGCAGGAAGTTCGCGTGACATCGGCGGGTGGCGAGCAGGTCTTCGGTTTCGAGGTGAATACACGTGAGTACGAGAGCCAGTACATCACCCTGAAGAACGACCGCATGGTGAATCCCTACAAGAACGACCTGGAACGCATTGGTCGCGAGCGCAAGGAAATCAACGCGGCACTGGAACAGTTCACCTGGGCCGAAACGCCGCAGATGCGCTTCATCCTGCCCATCGAGGGTCCGCAGTCCAGTGCCTATGGGCTGCGACGCTATTTCAACGAGCAACCACGCGCACCGCACTCGGGTATCGACCTGGTCGCGCCGGCAGGCACGCCGATCAAGGCGCCAGCCCGCGGCATCGTGCTGGAGACCGGCGAGTACTTTTTCAATGGCAACACCGTGTTTCTCGACCATGGCCAGGGCCTGGTCACGATGTACTGCCACATGAGCGAAATCGATGTGTCTCCGGGCGACGTGGTCGAGCAAGGCAAGGTCATCGGCAAGGTCGGCGCCACCGGGCGGGTGACCGCGCCGCACCTGCACTGGGGCGTGTCATTGAACGATGTGCGGGTCAATCCCTGGTTGTTCCTGCCGGAGCCGGCAGAACAGGTGGTCTTTGGTGACGGCGAGCGAAATACCGGAACCGACTAG
- a CDS encoding DUF924 family protein has translation MSLNKDSQAVLDFWFGVASDGDPVLVGEQLQEKMKFWFSGGEELDRQIAEKFGELVKTALAGGLEEWEQDVETSLALVLLLDQFPRNIHRGQPAAFSGDDRALRLARRFAGSDARLRLSVPQAVFLLMPYQHVEDIELQEEGVKHYSALEHSAPEGQQAFAKGVREYAELHRDIVRRFGRFPHRNRILDRRDTPEEAEWLADGAPTFGQ, from the coding sequence ATGTCGTTGAATAAGGACAGCCAGGCTGTTCTTGATTTCTGGTTCGGGGTCGCCAGCGATGGCGACCCCGTTCTCGTTGGAGAGCAGCTGCAGGAGAAGATGAAATTCTGGTTCTCCGGTGGCGAAGAACTGGATCGCCAGATTGCCGAAAAGTTTGGCGAGCTGGTGAAAACCGCGCTGGCTGGCGGACTGGAAGAGTGGGAGCAGGATGTCGAGACATCATTGGCGCTCGTGCTGCTGCTGGACCAGTTTCCGCGCAACATCCATCGCGGCCAGCCAGCGGCATTCTCGGGGGACGATCGGGCGCTGCGACTGGCGCGGCGTTTTGCGGGCAGTGATGCCAGGCTGCGCCTGTCCGTACCACAGGCCGTGTTCCTGTTGATGCCGTACCAGCATGTCGAAGATATCGAGCTGCAGGAAGAGGGCGTGAAACATTACTCGGCGCTGGAGCACAGCGCGCCCGAGGGGCAGCAGGCATTCGCGAAGGGTGTTCGCGAGTATGCGGAGCTGCACCGGGACATTGTTCGACGTTTTGGCCGTTTTCCGCACAGAAATCGCATATTGGACAGACGGGATACGCCGGAAGAAGCCGAATGGCTGGCTGACGGCGCACCGACTTTCGGCCAGTAA
- a CDS encoding pitrilysin family protein yields MLSRLRRYLAVMALAALASSPAMAADSLPEIEYQKFTLDNGLTVIISEDKKAPIVAVNVWYHVGSKNEKLGRTGFAHLFEHLMFNGSENAPGEFFGPFDAVGVTSQNGTTNFDRTNYFQNVPKNALDMALWMESDRMGHLLGAVTQDKLDEQRGVVQNEKRQGENQPYGRLFTILLENSFPKGHPYSWSVIGSMEDLDAASLEDVKQWFRDYYGAANATIAVVGDVDTEEALAKVQKYFGDIQAGPPVVRPQAWIAKRDDSRRVVVEDRVPQARFFRSWNAPEMGAMDTDLLDLAAFVLGGGKNSRLYKRLVIDEPLASSASVSMSEFEIAGLFYVDVTLNPGVDMAKVEKIVEAELAKFLREGPTDEELERVIAEQRAAYLRRLENIDGFGGKSNILAAAEVYLGAPDAYLEKYRRFERATDDMVRNAARRWLSSGDLTLEYRPYPKYSTTPSTVDRSKGIPATGPDPEVSFPTVEKAVLDNGLTVLLTRREGAPVVEMSLQVNAGYSSDSKDKAGNAKLAMSMLDEGTADMDALEISEALALLGAQLSAGSNLDMSYLNMSALRGKLDDSLELFADVALNPAFPAKDFERVKQQQVVGIQREKNSPVNMALRVFPVLLYSDDHPYAIPYTGSGFEGTVSTLTRADMRAWHSTWFRPNNATMVVAGDISMDALKRQLEDLFGDWEAAEVPGKTLADVALPEKSKVYLIDRPDSVQSMIIGGHLVPSNGNERNLAFEAANEVLGGSFSARVNMNLREDKSWAYGAYAVLPDARGQRPMFLYAPVQSDKTSESMVELMKEFRGIDGKKPATPAELTRAKDESTKTLPGRWETTSDLLRDTIELVRFDLPLDHWDGYADEVRSLNLQQVNSAAQDFLHPDRMVWVVVGDLEQIEAGIRKLGFGEIVILDADGNVVE; encoded by the coding sequence ATGTTGTCACGACTTCGTCGTTACCTTGCCGTCATGGCACTCGCCGCACTGGCGTCTTCACCGGCCATGGCTGCTGACAGCCTGCCGGAAATCGAATACCAGAAGTTCACGCTGGACAACGGCCTGACCGTGATCATCAGCGAAGACAAGAAGGCGCCGATCGTGGCCGTCAATGTCTGGTACCACGTCGGTTCCAAGAACGAGAAGCTTGGCCGTACCGGCTTCGCGCACCTGTTCGAGCACCTGATGTTCAATGGCTCGGAGAATGCGCCAGGTGAATTTTTCGGGCCCTTTGATGCCGTTGGTGTGACTTCGCAGAACGGCACGACCAATTTCGACCGCACCAACTATTTCCAGAATGTGCCCAAGAACGCGCTCGACATGGCGTTGTGGATGGAATCCGATCGCATGGGGCACCTGCTGGGCGCGGTGACCCAGGACAAGCTGGACGAGCAGCGCGGCGTCGTGCAGAACGAAAAGCGCCAGGGCGAGAACCAGCCCTATGGTCGCCTGTTCACCATCCTGCTGGAGAATTCTTTCCCCAAGGGCCACCCGTATTCCTGGTCGGTGATAGGTTCGATGGAGGACCTGGACGCCGCATCACTGGAAGACGTCAAGCAGTGGTTCCGCGATTACTACGGTGCTGCCAATGCGACGATTGCCGTGGTGGGCGATGTGGATACCGAGGAAGCACTGGCCAAGGTCCAGAAATATTTTGGTGACATCCAGGCCGGACCGCCGGTGGTTCGCCCGCAGGCATGGATTGCCAAGCGCGACGACAGCCGCCGCGTGGTGGTCGAGGATCGCGTGCCCCAGGCCCGTTTCTTCCGTTCCTGGAACGCACCGGAAATGGGTGCGATGGATACCGACCTGCTCGACCTCGCGGCCTTCGTGCTGGGCGGTGGCAAGAATTCGCGCCTCTACAAGCGCCTGGTCATCGACGAGCCGCTGGCCAGCAGCGCCTCGGTCAGCATGTCCGAATTCGAGATCGCGGGCCTGTTCTACGTCGACGTGACCCTGAACCCAGGGGTCGACATGGCCAAGGTCGAGAAGATCGTCGAGGCCGAGCTCGCGAAATTCCTGCGCGAAGGTCCCACCGACGAGGAACTGGAGCGCGTCATCGCCGAGCAGCGTGCCGCTTACCTGCGTCGCCTCGAGAACATCGATGGCTTCGGTGGCAAGTCGAACATCCTGGCTGCTGCCGAGGTCTATCTCGGTGCGCCGGATGCCTACCTCGAGAAGTATCGTCGCTTCGAACGCGCCACGGACGACATGGTCCGCAACGCGGCCCGTCGCTGGCTGTCGAGTGGCGACCTGACGCTGGAATACCGCCCGTACCCGAAATACTCGACCACGCCGTCGACGGTGGATCGCAGCAAGGGCATTCCGGCAACCGGGCCCGATCCGGAAGTCTCCTTCCCGACGGTCGAAAAGGCCGTGCTGGACAATGGCCTGACGGTCCTGCTGACGCGCCGTGAAGGTGCGCCGGTGGTCGAAATGTCGTTGCAGGTAAATGCGGGTTATTCCTCGGACAGCAAGGACAAGGCCGGCAACGCCAAGCTCGCCATGTCGATGCTTGATGAAGGTACCGCTGACATGGATGCGCTGGAAATCAGCGAAGCCCTTGCCTTGCTGGGTGCCCAGCTGTCGGCCGGCTCCAACCTCGACATGTCCTACCTGAACATGTCGGCCCTGCGTGGCAAGCTGGATGATTCACTCGAACTGTTTGCCGATGTCGCGTTGAACCCGGCCTTCCCGGCGAAGGACTTCGAGCGCGTCAAGCAGCAGCAGGTGGTCGGCATCCAGCGCGAGAAGAATTCGCCGGTCAACATGGCCCTGCGTGTCTTCCCGGTGCTGCTGTACTCCGACGACCATCCTTATGCGATTCCCTACACGGGTTCGGGCTTCGAAGGCACGGTGTCCACGCTGACGCGTGCCGACATGCGCGCCTGGCACTCGACCTGGTTCCGTCCGAACAACGCCACCATGGTCGTGGCGGGCGACATCAGCATGGACGCGCTGAAGCGCCAGCTGGAAGACCTGTTCGGTGACTGGGAAGCCGCCGAGGTTCCCGGCAAGACGCTGGCTGACGTTGCCCTGCCGGAAAAGAGCAAGGTCTACCTGATCGATCGTCCGGATTCCGTGCAGAGCATGATCATCGGCGGTCACCTCGTGCCTTCGAATGGCAACGAGCGCAACCTTGCCTTCGAAGCTGCCAACGAAGTGCTGGGTGGCAGCTTCTCGGCCCGCGTGAACATGAACCTGCGCGAGGACAAGAGCTGGGCCTACGGTGCTTACGCCGTGCTGCCCGATGCCCGCGGCCAGCGACCGATGTTCCTGTACGCGCCGGTGCAATCGGACAAGACCAGCGAGTCGATGGTCGAGCTGATGAAGGAATTCCGTGGCATCGACGGCAAGAAGCCGGCCACGCCGGCAGAACTGACGCGTGCCAAGGACGAATCCACCAAGACCTTGCCGGGACGCTGGGAAACCACCTCCGACCTCCTGCGTGACACCATCGAGCTGGTCCGTTTCGACCTGCCGCTGGATCACTGGGATGGCTATGCCGACGAGGTTCGTTCCCTGAACCTGCAGCAGGTCAACAGCGCGGCGCAGGACTTCCTCCATCCGGACCGGATGGTCTGGGTCGTCGTGGGTGATCTCGAGCAGATCGAAGCCGGCATTCGCAAGCTGGGCTTCGGCGAGATTGTCATTCTCGATGCCGACGGCAATGTCGTTGAATAA